Proteins co-encoded in one Phycisphaerae bacterium genomic window:
- a CDS encoding SIS domain-containing protein, with protein MKNHIIQTIAMHRKMLDNLEADCIRAIEDTAKTIIKSIEKGGILYICGNGGSAADAQHIAGEFIGRFLRERKALPAVALSTDTSIITCIGNDYSFEDIFARQVEGLVKKRDCLWAFSTSGKSPNILKAAKLAKKLGAKVIAFTGKKNSPLEKLADVCLCAEADKTFAVQEIHQIAYHIICDLVEKHFA; from the coding sequence ATGAAAAACCACATCATCCAAACAATCGCGATGCACAGAAAAATGCTCGACAATTTAGAGGCGGATTGCATCAGGGCAATTGAAGACACCGCCAAAACAATTATCAAAAGCATTGAAAAAGGCGGAATACTGTATATCTGCGGCAACGGCGGTTCGGCCGCCGACGCTCAGCATATCGCTGGAGAATTTATCGGCAGATTTCTGCGTGAAAGAAAGGCACTGCCCGCGGTCGCCCTTTCAACCGATACATCGATTATAACCTGTATAGGCAATGATTACAGCTTTGAAGATATATTTGCAAGACAGGTTGAAGGACTCGTAAAAAAACGGGACTGCCTGTGGGCGTTTTCAACAAGCGGCAAAAGTCCCAACATTTTAAAAGCGGCGAAACTCGCAAAAAAACTTGGAGCAAAAGTCATAGCGTTTACCGGCAAAAAAAACAGCCCGCTCGAAAAACTCGCCGATGTCTGTCTTTGTGCCGAGGCGGACAAGACTTTCGCCGTGCAGGAAATCCATCAGATTGCATATCATATAATCTGCGATCTGGTCGAAAAACATTTTGCATAG